The Micromonospora sp. M71_S20 genome window below encodes:
- a CDS encoding response regulator transcription factor, protein MTRAVLADDSVLLRSGLALLLQRHGITVVAEVGDGEQLLAAVARHQPDIAIVDIRMPPSFTVEGVRAALTVRRRHPGVAVLLLSQHLEHREALALLQQPGGGIGYLLKDRITDVPGFLRDVREVAAAGTAIDPIVVDRLLRRPRVSVGVGALSPREREILARMAAGRANRGISADLHLSERTVETHVRSIFAKLGLADEPDTHRRVLAVLTFLAD, encoded by the coding sequence ATGACCCGGGCCGTTCTGGCCGACGACTCCGTACTGCTGCGCAGCGGCCTGGCGCTGTTGCTTCAGCGGCACGGCATCACGGTCGTGGCCGAGGTGGGCGACGGCGAGCAACTGCTGGCCGCTGTCGCCCGGCACCAGCCGGACATCGCGATCGTCGACATCCGCATGCCGCCCAGCTTCACCGTGGAGGGCGTCCGCGCCGCGCTGACCGTACGCCGGCGTCACCCCGGCGTCGCCGTGCTGCTGCTGTCCCAGCACCTGGAGCACCGGGAGGCGCTGGCCCTGCTCCAGCAGCCCGGCGGCGGGATCGGCTATCTGCTCAAGGACAGGATCACCGACGTCCCCGGGTTCCTCCGCGACGTGCGCGAGGTAGCGGCGGCGGGCACGGCGATCGATCCGATCGTGGTCGACCGGCTGCTGCGCCGCCCGCGCGTGTCGGTCGGTGTCGGCGCGCTGTCACCGCGTGAGCGGGAGATCCTGGCCCGGATGGCGGCGGGCCGGGCCAACCGGGGCATCTCCGCCGACCTCCACCTCTCCGAGCGCACCGTGGAGACCCACGTACGCAGCATCTTCGCCAAGCTCGGCCTGGCCGACGAGCCGGACACCCACCGGCGGGTGCTCGCGGTGCTGACCTTCCTGGCGGACTGA
- a CDS encoding M48 family metallopeptidase, translated as MDLLAEYRRATMFFEAGDPTGAARLLEPIVAAEPGNASVRQLLARAYFQSAQLNRAEAQLRELIDRDPADHYAHHVLGRTLERLNRHADALRHLRIAAAMHSGNDDYRVALDRVQARVEGGR; from the coding sequence ATGGACCTTCTGGCCGAGTACCGGCGGGCGACCATGTTCTTCGAGGCCGGTGACCCGACCGGGGCGGCCCGGCTGCTCGAACCGATCGTGGCGGCCGAGCCCGGCAACGCCTCGGTGCGCCAGCTGCTCGCCCGCGCGTACTTCCAGTCGGCCCAGCTCAACCGGGCCGAGGCGCAGCTGCGGGAGCTGATCGACCGGGACCCCGCCGACCACTACGCCCACCACGTGCTGGGCCGCACGCTGGAGCGGCTCAACCGGCACGCCGACGCGCTGCGGCACCTGCGCATCGCGGCGGCCATGCACAGCGGCAACGACGACTACCGCGTCGCCCTGGACCGGGTGCAGGCCCGGGTCGAGGGCGGCCGCTGA
- a CDS encoding LacI family DNA-binding transcriptional regulator, translated as MRHRLKDVAQRAGVSVKTVSNVVNGYVHVRPDTRARVEEAIAELNYRPNLSARNLRKGRTGVIAFAVPELDIPYFAELARHVVTAAAELGWTVLIDQTGGGREQERVVASGITEHLIDGLIFSPLALTAEDLTGLAGTPMVLLGERVDHGPADHVGIDNVGAAREITAHLAGLGRRRIAAIGSQRTPEGASARLRLAGYTAALADAGLAYDERLVAPAPAWHRADGAAAMRGLLTSGVRPDAVFCFNDTLALGVLRALHEAGLRVPEDVAVAGFDDIEDGRFSVPTLSTIAPDKERIARLAVELLAGRIDGDRTAPPRELSAPWRLAPRESTLGR; from the coding sequence GTGCGGCACAGGCTCAAGGACGTGGCGCAGCGGGCCGGCGTGTCGGTGAAGACCGTCTCCAACGTGGTCAACGGCTACGTGCACGTCCGGCCCGACACCCGGGCCCGGGTCGAGGAGGCCATCGCCGAGCTGAACTACCGGCCCAACCTCTCCGCGCGCAACCTCCGCAAGGGGCGCACGGGGGTCATCGCGTTCGCGGTCCCCGAGCTGGACATCCCCTACTTCGCCGAGCTGGCCCGGCACGTCGTCACGGCCGCGGCCGAGCTGGGCTGGACGGTGCTGATCGACCAGACCGGCGGCGGCCGGGAGCAGGAGCGGGTGGTCGCGTCGGGCATCACCGAGCACCTGATCGACGGGCTGATCTTCAGCCCGCTGGCGCTCACCGCCGAGGACCTCACCGGGCTGGCGGGCACCCCGATGGTGCTGCTCGGCGAGCGGGTCGACCACGGTCCCGCCGACCACGTCGGGATCGACAACGTGGGCGCCGCCCGGGAGATCACCGCCCACCTGGCCGGTCTCGGTCGCCGCCGGATCGCCGCCATCGGCTCGCAGCGCACCCCCGAGGGGGCCAGCGCCCGGCTCCGGCTCGCCGGCTACACCGCCGCGCTCGCCGACGCCGGCCTCGCGTACGACGAGCGGCTGGTGGCGCCCGCGCCGGCCTGGCACCGCGCGGACGGCGCCGCCGCGATGCGCGGCCTGCTGACCTCCGGCGTACGCCCCGACGCGGTCTTCTGCTTCAACGACACCCTCGCCCTGGGCGTCCTGCGCGCCCTGCACGAGGCGGGCCTGCGCGTCCCCGAGGACGTGGCGGTGGCCGGTTTCGACGATATCGAGGACGGCCGCTTCTCCGTGCCCACCCTGAGCACCATCGCGCCGGACAAGGAGCGCATCGCCCGGCTGGCGGTGGAACTGCTCGCCGGCCGCATCGACGGCGACCGCACCGCCCCGCCGAGGGAACTCTCCGCCCCCTGGCGTCTGGCCCCCCGCGAAAGCACCCTGGGCCGCTGA
- a CDS encoding ABC-F family ATP-binding cassette domain-containing protein → MSATMIVKGLAAGHGDRALFAGLDLVVAPGDVVGLVGPNGAGKSTLLRTLAGLLPVEAGSVTLSPPTASVGHLPQEPERRPGETVRDFLARRTGVTAAQAALDEATVALTDGAPGADDAYAESLERWLALGGADLEERAEQVAAELGLTVDLEHPMTGLSGGQAARAGLASLLLSRYDVFLLDEPTNDLDLAGLERLEEFVTGLRAGTVLVSHDREFLARTVTRVLELDLHQQQIRHYGGGYAGYLEEREVARRHAREDYEEYADTRAGLEARARTQRAWMEKGVKNARRKATDNDKIGRKFRAEATEKQAAKAKQTERLIERLEVVEEPRKEWELRMEIAAAPRAGAVVASLRDAVVRRGDFTLGPVTLQIDWADKVAVTGANGSGKSTLLAALLGRLPLDSGHAALGPGVVVGEVDQARGLFLGDVPLIDAFGAAVPQLSPADARTLLAKFGLRAGHVLRPAATLSPGERTRAALALLQGRGVNLLVLDEPTNHLDLPAIEQLESALASYPGTLLLVTHDRRMLEAVTTNRRLRVAAGRIAED, encoded by the coding sequence ATGAGCGCGACGATGATCGTCAAGGGGCTGGCCGCGGGGCACGGGGACCGGGCGCTGTTCGCCGGGTTGGACCTGGTGGTCGCGCCGGGGGACGTGGTGGGGCTGGTCGGGCCGAACGGGGCCGGCAAGTCGACGCTGCTGCGTACCCTCGCCGGGTTGTTGCCGGTCGAGGCCGGCAGCGTGACGCTCAGCCCGCCCACGGCGAGCGTCGGGCACCTGCCGCAGGAGCCCGAGCGGCGGCCCGGCGAGACCGTGCGGGACTTCCTGGCCCGGCGCACCGGGGTCACGGCCGCGCAGGCCGCGCTGGACGAGGCGACGGTCGCGCTCACCGACGGCGCGCCCGGTGCCGACGACGCCTACGCCGAGTCCCTGGAGCGCTGGCTCGCCCTCGGCGGGGCGGACCTGGAGGAACGGGCCGAGCAGGTGGCCGCCGAGCTGGGCCTCACGGTCGACCTGGAGCACCCGATGACCGGCCTCTCGGGCGGTCAGGCGGCCCGGGCCGGGCTGGCCTCGCTGCTGCTCAGCCGCTACGACGTCTTCCTGCTCGACGAGCCGACCAACGACCTGGACCTGGCCGGCCTGGAGCGGCTGGAGGAGTTCGTCACCGGGCTGCGCGCCGGCACGGTGCTGGTCAGCCACGACCGGGAGTTCCTCGCCCGCACGGTCACCCGCGTGCTGGAGCTGGACCTGCACCAGCAGCAGATCCGGCACTACGGCGGCGGCTACGCGGGCTACCTGGAGGAACGCGAGGTGGCGCGCCGGCACGCGCGCGAGGACTACGAGGAGTACGCCGACACCCGGGCCGGCCTGGAGGCGCGCGCCCGCACCCAGCGGGCCTGGATGGAGAAGGGCGTGAAGAACGCCCGCCGCAAGGCCACCGACAACGACAAGATCGGCCGCAAGTTCCGCGCGGAGGCGACCGAGAAGCAGGCGGCCAAGGCCAAGCAGACCGAGCGGCTGATCGAGCGGCTGGAGGTGGTCGAGGAGCCGCGCAAGGAGTGGGAGCTGCGGATGGAGATCGCCGCCGCGCCCCGCGCCGGCGCCGTCGTGGCCTCGCTGCGCGACGCCGTCGTACGCCGGGGCGACTTCACCCTCGGCCCGGTGACCCTCCAGATCGACTGGGCCGACAAGGTGGCGGTGACCGGGGCGAACGGCTCCGGAAAGTCCACCCTGCTCGCCGCCCTGCTGGGCCGGCTCCCCCTCGACTCCGGGCACGCCGCGCTCGGCCCCGGCGTGGTGGTCGGCGAGGTGGACCAGGCCCGGGGACTCTTCCTCGGCGACGTGCCGCTGATCGACGCGTTCGGCGCCGCCGTACCGCAGCTGTCGCCGGCGGACGCGCGCACGCTGCTGGCCAAGTTCGGCCTGCGCGCGGGACACGTGCTGCGGCCGGCGGCGACCCTGTCGCCGGGCGAGCGGACCCGGGCGGCGCTGGCGCTGCTCCAGGGGCGCGGGGTGAACCTGCTGGTGCTGGACGAGCCGACGAACCACCTGGACCTGCCCGCCATCGAGCAGCTGGAATCGGCGCTGGCCAGCTACCCGGGCACGCTGCTGCTGGTCACCCACGACCGGCGGATGCTCGAAGCCGTGACGACCAACCGGCGGCTGCGGGTGGCCGCCGGACGGATCGCCGAGGATTGA
- a CDS encoding sensor histidine kinase: MELLRWPLRVATVTLLCGPLLALYWTEPWELACLAVTGVLHVEVGLRLWRERPDNRVGPLLVACGLVWLLDAWGRVTLPALFTAGMMLSIVHDPMHLHAGLIVSSSRLRGRWERLVAAAGYAYWPVLVAGAMAAGALSTGQLLHLRAWSYPLVGAFLAGLFIVRYRRADRAERHVYAPFWAALAANGLCTAMLSTVAYGSGHWPTTLYALGAALIPVGAALSMHRAERRHLLRARDRERRRVERDVHDGVQQRLLAAAMMLRQDDPALVARGAAEVEQAIADLRDLVRGMNPAALVCHGLSGAVAAIAERAAVPVLVDDRVSHLTLPEPVAVAAYFVTMEAVTNSQKHARAGRVSVTLTASEGRVEVAVHDDGIGGAHAVPGGGLHGLRERVESCGGTMRVSSARGRGTTVRAVMPLAAS, encoded by the coding sequence ATGGAACTTCTACGGTGGCCGCTCCGCGTCGCGACCGTGACGCTGCTGTGCGGACCGCTGCTGGCGCTGTACTGGACGGAACCCTGGGAGCTGGCCTGCCTCGCCGTCACCGGGGTCCTGCACGTCGAGGTGGGACTGCGGCTGTGGCGGGAGCGCCCCGACAACCGCGTCGGGCCGCTGCTGGTGGCCTGTGGCCTGGTGTGGCTGCTGGACGCCTGGGGTCGCGTCACCCTGCCCGCCCTGTTCACCGCCGGCATGATGCTGAGCATCGTGCACGACCCGATGCACCTGCATGCCGGTCTCATCGTGTCGTCGAGCCGACTGCGGGGGCGGTGGGAGCGGCTCGTCGCCGCAGCCGGCTACGCGTACTGGCCGGTGCTCGTCGCCGGGGCGATGGCAGCCGGCGCGCTGAGCACCGGTCAGCTGCTGCACCTGCGGGCGTGGTCCTATCCGCTGGTCGGCGCGTTCCTTGCCGGGCTGTTCATCGTGCGGTACCGCCGGGCCGACCGCGCCGAACGGCACGTGTACGCCCCGTTCTGGGCCGCGTTGGCAGCGAACGGCCTGTGCACGGCGATGCTGAGCACTGTCGCCTACGGCTCCGGGCACTGGCCGACCACGCTCTACGCCCTCGGTGCGGCGCTGATCCCGGTCGGGGCCGCGCTCAGCATGCACCGCGCCGAGCGCCGCCACCTGCTCCGGGCCCGCGACCGGGAGCGCCGCCGGGTGGAGCGTGACGTGCACGACGGAGTGCAACAGCGGCTGCTCGCCGCCGCCATGATGCTGCGACAGGACGATCCCGCCCTGGTCGCGCGCGGCGCGGCGGAGGTCGAGCAGGCGATCGCCGACCTGCGCGACCTCGTCCGGGGCATGAACCCGGCGGCCCTGGTGTGCCACGGCCTCTCCGGGGCGGTGGCCGCCATCGCCGAGCGCGCCGCGGTCCCCGTCCTGGTCGACGATCGGGTCAGCCACCTCACGCTGCCCGAACCGGTCGCGGTCGCCGCCTACTTCGTCACGATGGAGGCGGTGACGAACAGCCAGAAGCACGCCCGGGCGGGCCGGGTGTCCGTCACGCTCACCGCCAGCGAGGGCCGGGTCGAGGTCGCCGTCCACGACGACGGGATCGGCGGCGCGCACGCGGTGCCCGGTGGCGGGCTGCACGGCCTGCGGGAGCGTGTCGAGTCGTGCGGCGGGACCATGCGGGTGTCGAGCGCCCGGGGGCGTGGCACGACGGTACGCGCCGTCATGCCACTCGCGGCGTCATGA
- a CDS encoding M28 family peptidase: MGAPPIRPADRALARPRRRLAAAAAALAALVAVGAGTLLDLRTPAPRPADAPPGEFSAARAYEHVEVVAARTHVAGSPANDQVRAHVEGVLRGLGLETEVQDTVAPEAGQLSGAAGGATLARVRNVVARLPGTDPTGKVFLVAHYDSVQSGPGGNDDAAGTSTILEVARALAAGPRPRNDIVFVLTDAEEACLCGAAAFASGHPLAADGGVVLNLEARGSTGPVIMFETSRDNAALVDAFGRAAPHPVGTSFAVEIYRALPNDTDFTAFLDNDFVGLNSAYIDGGAIYHTPLDTPAAMDRASLQHHGDNALGLAREFGRVDLSALDSGHDATYFPVPGGLVRYPGWLVLPLALLALAAVVALGWLTLQRGRATGGRLAAGFGLALLPLVLAPLAAQLLWAAVTALRPGYAELLDPYRPTWYRLAVVALAAAVLFTWYALTRRRVGPAALAIGGLGWLAVLGVLLAVLVPGGAYLVTLPALAGAVAGLVALGVRIDGPWPVVASTLAAAVAVVILLPTVVLLFPALGMAMGGVAALVAVLLGLAALPVVDLLHPQAGGQRGLVAVRARRLGALPAAATALAAVVLAGVGFAVDRFDAAHPAPTHLMYALDAGTGQARWLSHEEDPQPWTDGYVDGVTEVADFPGLGDAELRAGPAQAADLPAPKLEVLADTTAGAERTLRLRLVPQRQVRLTTLHVDAATATVLRAEVAGRAVPVEAREGRWGFGLVFHAPPPEGIEVTLTVAPKAGQVALRAMDASDGLDALPGFRPRPPDVGIVGSHSSEMLAVARTYPL, from the coding sequence GTGGGCGCACCCCCCATCCGCCCCGCCGACCGCGCGTTGGCCCGGCCCCGTCGCCGGCTGGCCGCCGCCGCGGCGGCGCTCGCCGCACTCGTCGCCGTCGGCGCCGGCACCCTGCTCGACCTGCGCACCCCCGCGCCGCGCCCGGCCGACGCGCCGCCGGGCGAGTTCAGCGCCGCCCGGGCGTACGAGCACGTCGAGGTCGTCGCCGCGCGGACGCACGTGGCGGGCAGCCCGGCGAACGACCAGGTCCGCGCGCACGTCGAGGGGGTGCTGCGCGGCCTCGGCCTGGAGACCGAGGTGCAGGACACCGTCGCGCCCGAGGCCGGCCAGCTCAGCGGGGCGGCCGGCGGGGCCACCCTGGCCCGGGTCCGGAACGTGGTGGCCCGGCTGCCCGGCACCGACCCCACCGGCAAGGTCTTCCTCGTCGCGCACTACGACTCGGTGCAGTCCGGGCCGGGCGGCAACGACGACGCCGCCGGCACCTCGACCATCCTGGAGGTGGCCCGCGCCCTGGCCGCCGGCCCCCGGCCGCGCAACGACATCGTCTTCGTGCTCACCGACGCCGAGGAGGCGTGCCTGTGCGGGGCGGCGGCGTTCGCGTCCGGCCACCCGCTGGCCGCCGACGGCGGCGTGGTGCTCAACCTGGAGGCGCGCGGCTCGACCGGCCCGGTGATCATGTTCGAGACTTCGCGGGACAACGCCGCCCTGGTGGACGCCTTCGGCCGGGCCGCGCCGCACCCCGTGGGCACCTCGTTCGCCGTGGAGATCTACCGCGCGCTGCCCAACGACACGGACTTCACCGCGTTCCTCGACAACGACTTCGTCGGGCTGAACTCGGCGTACATCGACGGCGGGGCGATCTATCACACCCCGCTGGACACCCCCGCCGCCATGGACCGGGCCAGCCTCCAGCACCACGGCGACAACGCCCTCGGCCTCGCCCGCGAGTTCGGCCGGGTCGACCTGAGCGCGCTGGACTCCGGGCACGACGCCACCTACTTCCCAGTCCCGGGCGGGCTGGTCCGCTACCCCGGCTGGCTGGTGCTGCCCCTGGCGCTGCTCGCGCTCGCCGCCGTGGTGGCCCTCGGCTGGCTCACCCTGCAGCGGGGCCGCGCCACCGGAGGCCGGCTCGCCGCCGGGTTCGGGCTGGCGCTGCTGCCGCTCGTGCTCGCCCCGCTCGCCGCGCAGCTGCTCTGGGCGGCGGTCACCGCGCTCCGGCCCGGCTACGCCGAGCTGCTCGACCCGTACCGGCCGACCTGGTACCGGCTGGCCGTGGTGGCGCTCGCCGCCGCCGTCCTGTTCACCTGGTACGCGCTCACCCGCCGCCGGGTCGGCCCGGCCGCGCTCGCCATCGGCGGGCTGGGCTGGCTGGCCGTGCTCGGGGTGCTGCTCGCCGTGCTGGTGCCCGGTGGGGCGTACCTGGTCACCCTCCCGGCCCTGGCCGGCGCGGTGGCCGGGCTGGTCGCGCTGGGCGTGCGGATCGACGGTCCGTGGCCGGTGGTCGCGTCGACCCTGGCCGCCGCGGTGGCCGTGGTGATCCTGCTGCCCACCGTCGTCCTGCTCTTCCCGGCGCTCGGCATGGCGATGGGCGGGGTCGCGGCGCTGGTCGCGGTGCTGCTCGGCCTCGCCGCGCTGCCGGTGGTCGACCTGCTGCACCCGCAGGCCGGCGGGCAGCGCGGGCTGGTCGCCGTGCGCGCGCGCCGGCTCGGCGCGCTGCCGGCCGCCGCCACCGCGCTGGCGGCCGTGGTCCTCGCCGGGGTCGGGTTCGCCGTCGACCGCTTCGACGCCGCGCACCCCGCGCCCACCCACCTGATGTACGCCCTCGACGCCGGCACCGGCCAGGCCCGCTGGCTCAGCCACGAGGAGGACCCCCAGCCCTGGACCGACGGCTACGTCGACGGGGTGACCGAGGTCGCCGACTTCCCCGGCCTCGGCGACGCCGAGCTGCGCGCCGGCCCGGCGCAGGCGGCGGACCTGCCCGCCCCCAAGCTGGAGGTGCTCGCCGACACCACTGCCGGTGCCGAGCGCACCCTGCGCCTGCGGCTCGTCCCGCAACGCCAGGTCCGGCTGACCACCCTGCACGTGGACGCGGCGACGGCGACGGTGCTGCGGGCGGAGGTGGCCGGCCGCGCGGTGCCGGTGGAGGCCCGGGAGGGCCGCTGGGGCTTCGGCCTGGTCTTCCACGCCCCGCCGCCGGAGGGGATCGAGGTGACGCTGACCGTCGCGCCGAAGGCGGGGCAGGTGGCGCTGCGCGCGATGGACGCCAGCGACGGCCTGGACGCCCTGCCCGGCTTCCGCCCGCGCCCGCCGGACGTGGGGATCGTGGGCTCGCACAGCTCGGAGATGCTGGCCGTGGCCCGCACCTATCCGCTTTAG
- a CDS encoding Smr/MutS family protein produces MKLKLDLHDIFNKGQDIDRALRGIMDEAVAKKATLVEIIPGKGSGQLKKRVLRFLDQKDVKQLYHRVEKDSKNFGRLFVHFRWK; encoded by the coding sequence ATGAAGCTGAAGCTGGACCTGCACGACATCTTCAACAAGGGCCAGGACATCGACCGGGCCCTGCGCGGGATCATGGACGAGGCCGTGGCGAAGAAGGCCACCCTCGTCGAGATCATCCCCGGCAAGGGCTCCGGCCAGCTCAAGAAGCGGGTGCTGCGCTTCCTCGACCAGAAGGACGTCAAGCAGCTCTACCACCGCGTCGAGAAGGACTCGAAGAACTTCGGCCGCCTCTTCGTCCACTTCCGCTGGAAGTAG
- a CDS encoding ROK family protein encodes MVTTLAIDCGGGGIKASVLDEAGTMRAQPLRVPTPYPLPPALFVKTLLDLAGRLPTADRLTVGLPGMIRHGVVVATPHYVTRSGPRSKVDPGLVAQWSGYDARTALAEAFGVPALVLNDAEVHGAGVVAGTGCELVLTLGTGLGSALFDGGVLAPHLELSHAPVRWNTTYDTYVGEPERRRLGDAFWSRRIRQVVDGLRPVFRWDRLYLGGGNSRLIRPEQLARMGDDVVVVPNTAGIVGGVRAWELAAGRHGAST; translated from the coding sequence GTGGTGACCACTCTGGCGATCGACTGTGGCGGCGGCGGGATCAAGGCATCGGTGCTGGACGAGGCGGGCACGATGCGCGCGCAGCCGCTGCGGGTACCCACGCCGTACCCCCTGCCGCCGGCGCTCTTCGTGAAGACGCTGCTGGACCTGGCCGGCCGGCTGCCCACGGCGGACCGGCTCACCGTCGGCCTGCCGGGCATGATCCGGCACGGGGTGGTGGTGGCCACCCCGCACTACGTGACGCGCTCCGGGCCGCGTTCGAAGGTCGACCCGGGGTTGGTCGCCCAGTGGTCCGGGTACGACGCGCGCACCGCGCTCGCCGAGGCGTTCGGGGTACCGGCGCTGGTGCTCAACGACGCCGAGGTGCACGGGGCCGGGGTGGTCGCCGGTACCGGCTGCGAGCTGGTGCTGACCCTCGGCACCGGGCTGGGCAGCGCGCTCTTCGACGGCGGGGTGCTCGCCCCGCACCTGGAGCTGTCCCACGCCCCGGTGCGCTGGAACACCACCTACGACACGTACGTGGGGGAGCCGGAGCGGCGCCGGCTCGGGGACGCGTTCTGGTCCCGCCGGATCCGGCAGGTCGTGGACGGGCTGCGCCCCGTGTTCCGCTGGGACCGGCTCTACCTGGGCGGCGGCAACTCCCGGCTGATCCGCCCCGAGCAGCTCGCCCGGATGGGTGACGACGTGGTGGTGGTGCCCAACACCGCCGGCATCGTCGGTGGCGTCCGCGCCTGGGAGCTGGCCGCCGGCCGGCACGGCGCCTCCACCTGA
- a CDS encoding methyltransferase domain-containing protein yields the protein MVALAQHPPSAERLRAVDGFLAEAWVDQARHDDRLRDLAVEVRFDRGVAHLSGEVAGQDELRLVRDRVGRLAGVLGVWCRVRVGGRDPVVVDLGCGATKQWPGNLGLDLFPAPGVDAVADLSGSLPLADDSVDVFFAVHILEHLIDFLPLVDECHRALRPGGVLHVMSPWWRHVNAVADPTHVRLLDVQTVKGICLQRPPGTPRWYPLHVGCDGASIFADLTPLPPDADGPTPAHLARFFD from the coding sequence ATGGTCGCGCTGGCACAGCACCCGCCCTCGGCCGAGCGGCTGCGGGCGGTCGACGGATTCCTCGCAGAGGCGTGGGTCGACCAGGCCCGGCACGACGACCGGCTGCGCGACCTCGCCGTCGAGGTGCGCTTCGACCGGGGGGTGGCCCACCTCAGCGGGGAGGTCGCCGGGCAGGACGAGCTGCGCCTGGTCCGGGACCGGGTCGGCCGCCTCGCCGGGGTGCTCGGCGTCTGGTGCCGGGTACGCGTCGGCGGGCGCGACCCGGTGGTGGTCGACCTGGGCTGCGGCGCCACCAAGCAGTGGCCGGGCAACCTGGGGCTGGACCTCTTCCCGGCCCCCGGGGTGGACGCGGTGGCGGACCTGTCCGGCTCGCTGCCGCTGGCCGACGACTCGGTGGACGTCTTCTTCGCGGTGCACATCCTGGAGCACCTGATCGACTTCCTGCCACTGGTCGACGAGTGCCACCGGGCGCTCCGGCCGGGCGGCGTACTGCACGTGATGAGCCCGTGGTGGCGGCACGTGAACGCCGTCGCCGACCCGACCCACGTCCGGCTGCTCGACGTGCAGACGGTCAAGGGCATCTGCCTGCAACGCCCGCCGGGCACCCCGCGCTGGTATCCGCTGCACGTCGGCTGCGACGGCGCCTCGATCTTCGCCGACCTCACCCCCCTGCCCCCGGACGCCGACGGCCCCACCCCCGCCCACCTGGCCCGCTTCTTCGACTGA